The Streptomyces sp. CC0208 genome window below encodes:
- a CDS encoding UDP-N-acetylglucosamine 1-carboxyvinyltransferase, which produces MADDYLVRIGRLIRDARQHRGWTQSQLAEALGTSQSAVNRIERGNQNISLEMIARIGEALDSEIVSLGYAGPMHLRVVGGRRLSGAIDVKTSKNACVALLCASLLNKGRTVLRRVARIEEVYRLLEVLSSIGVRTRWINGGVDLELVPPAELDMAAIDAEAAVRTRSIIMFLGPLLHRMDSFRLPYAGGCDLGTRTIEPHMIALRRFGLDVAATEGQYHARVDRQVRPDRPIVLTERGDTVTENALLAAARHDGVTVIRNASSNYMVQDLCFFLEALGVRVEGIGTTTLTVHGVPHIDVDVDYSPSEDPVEAMSLLAAAVVTESELTVRRVPIEFLEIELAVLEEMGLDHDRTPEYVADNGRTRLVDLTVRPSKLEAPIDKIHPMPFPGLNIDNVPFFAAIAAVAQGQTLIHDWVYDNRAIYLTDLNRLGGRLQLLDPHRVLVEGPTRWRAAEMMCPPALRPAVVVLLAMMAADGTSVLRNVYVINRGYEDLAERLNSVGAQIEIFRDI; this is translated from the coding sequence ATGGCAGACGACTACCTCGTACGTATCGGCAGGCTCATCCGTGACGCCCGGCAGCACCGGGGCTGGACACAGTCGCAGCTTGCCGAGGCGCTCGGCACCAGTCAGAGCGCCGTCAATCGCATCGAGCGCGGCAACCAAAACATCAGCCTTGAGATGATCGCCCGTATCGGTGAAGCACTGGACAGCGAAATCGTCTCTCTGGGCTACGCGGGCCCGATGCATCTGCGGGTGGTCGGCGGTCGTCGGCTGTCCGGCGCGATCGACGTCAAGACGAGCAAGAACGCGTGTGTGGCCCTGCTCTGCGCCTCGCTCCTCAACAAGGGGCGCACGGTGCTGCGCAGGGTCGCCCGCATCGAGGAGGTCTACCGCCTTCTGGAGGTGCTGAGCTCCATCGGGGTGCGCACCCGGTGGATCAACGGCGGTGTCGACCTCGAACTCGTGCCGCCGGCCGAGCTGGACATGGCCGCCATCGATGCCGAGGCCGCCGTCCGCACGCGCTCGATCATCATGTTCCTCGGCCCGCTGCTGCACCGCATGGACAGCTTCAGGCTGCCGTACGCCGGCGGCTGCGACCTCGGCACCCGGACCATCGAGCCGCACATGATCGCGCTGCGCCGGTTCGGTCTGGACGTCGCGGCGACCGAGGGCCAGTACCACGCCCGGGTCGACCGGCAGGTCCGCCCCGACCGTCCGATCGTGCTGACCGAGCGCGGCGACACCGTGACGGAGAACGCGCTGCTCGCGGCCGCCCGCCACGACGGCGTCACCGTCATCCGCAACGCCTCCTCCAACTACATGGTCCAGGACCTGTGCTTCTTCCTGGAGGCCCTCGGGGTCAGGGTCGAGGGCATCGGCACCACCACCCTCACCGTGCACGGCGTGCCGCACATCGACGTGGACGTCGACTACTCCCCCTCCGAGGACCCGGTCGAGGCGATGAGCCTGCTGGCCGCGGCCGTGGTGACGGAGTCGGAGCTGACGGTGCGCCGGGTGCCGATCGAGTTCCTGGAGATCGAGCTCGCGGTCCTGGAGGAGATGGGGCTCGACCACGACCGCACACCGGAGTACGTCGCCGACAACGGCCGCACCCGGCTGGTCGACCTCACGGTGCGCCCCTCCAAGCTGGAGGCGCCGATCGACAAGATCCACCCGATGCCGTTCCCCGGGCTGAACATCGACAACGTCCCGTTCTTCGCGGCGATCGCGGCGGTCGCGCAGGGCCAGACCCTCATCCACGACTGGGTCTACGACAACCGCGCGATCTACCTGACGGATCTCAACCGGCTGGGCGGACGCCTCCAACTCCTCGACCCGCACCGGGTACTGGTGGAGGGACCGACCCGCTGGCGCGCCGCCGAGATGATGTGCCCGCCGGCCCTGCGCCCCGCCGTGGTCGTCCTGCTGGCGATGATGGCGGCCGACGGCACGTCGGTGCTGCGCAACGTCTACGTCATCAACCGGGGTTACGAGGACCTGGCCGAGCGGCTCAACTCGGTGGGGGCGCAGATCGAGATCTTCCGCGACATTTGA
- a CDS encoding alpha/beta fold hydrolase — protein MTPAPEETHAGRLVDVAGGQVRVYERGRPDGPALVFLHGFLTSAFTWRNIHPAFTGHYRVILVDLPGSGDTPAPGDGRWDAAHWVRLVEELLDELGIGSAVFVGSQMGGSLAAWFAARRPERVDRLVLMAAGALGESEANLTLYRLLAHRWLGAWIARLFPKGMFERRWLAAHGPGYHPEPGVVDRYFRQLRRQGAQMARVGLQLRLSYGERFDALAEPISGLAVPTLLLFGAEDRLVPVSTGRRFESLLSDATLVVLPDCGDFPQEEKPKEITEAISGFLAKADG, from the coding sequence GTGACCCCGGCACCGGAGGAGACCCACGCCGGGCGCCTGGTCGACGTGGCGGGTGGGCAGGTCCGCGTCTACGAGAGGGGGCGACCGGACGGGCCGGCGCTGGTCTTCCTGCACGGCTTTCTGACCTCGGCGTTCACCTGGCGCAACATCCATCCCGCGTTCACCGGCCACTACCGGGTGATCCTGGTGGACCTGCCGGGCAGCGGCGACACACCCGCGCCCGGGGACGGCCGATGGGACGCCGCTCACTGGGTCCGGCTCGTGGAGGAACTCCTCGACGAACTGGGCATCGGCAGTGCGGTCTTCGTCGGCAGCCAGATGGGGGGTTCACTCGCCGCCTGGTTCGCCGCTCGGCGTCCCGAGCGGGTGGACCGTCTGGTCCTCATGGCGGCCGGGGCTCTCGGTGAGTCGGAGGCGAACCTGACGCTGTACCGGCTGCTCGCCCACCGGTGGCTGGGCGCCTGGATCGCCCGTCTGTTCCCGAAGGGGATGTTCGAGCGGCGGTGGCTGGCGGCCCATGGCCCCGGCTATCACCCGGAGCCGGGGGTGGTGGACCGCTACTTCCGGCAACTGCGGCGCCAGGGTGCCCAGATGGCCCGGGTGGGTCTGCAACTGCGGCTGAGCTACGGCGAGCGCTTCGACGCACTGGCCGAGCCGATCAGCGGCCTCGCGGTACCCACCCTGCTGCTCTTCGGCGCGGAGGACCGGCTCGTCCCCGTGTCCACCGGCCGACGCTTCGAGTCCCTGCTCTCCGACGCGACCCTGGTCGTACTGCCGGACTGCGGCGACTTCCCCCAGGAGGAGAAGCCGAAGGAGATCACCGAGGCCATCAGTGGATTCCTGGCGAAGGCCGATGGCTGA
- a CDS encoding AMP-binding protein — protein sequence MTMAVGSCSLTEIVAAMPSMTSSSLLCRRGGVRTSVSYPECHRDALLLAAALRRRGVTPGSRVAIHGATSYEWVLADLAVLLTGAVSVALYPSAPQDRAVATAREAGCRTVLTDQAGCAAAFRAAGMDVVVLGSADAAPSVVGLIGEAEAAEDTFEPVDRGNGPFTIVSTSGTLSEPKLFAVHSAPLLYTMDRFAELYGFGGQDRLLLYLPLSHLPQRMMLYWGLGQGMDFVLSDPARITTDSADLSPTLHVAVPRSLQHLHKRAQDIARRQGLEGTDGGMAKAYASVFGTALKAVFVGSAPTDPALLAELHAGGLPVYEVYGTTELGMIGLNVPGATRPGTVGRPIPWGDVRTDPATGEILVRTPTPFLYGEVLGPRIVPVVRDPDVWWPTGDVGAVDEDGYVTVYGRMRDFVALPNGEKVFLRSVEESAAAATGAGLCAVMKTDGSRLGAVLFFDPASPEGAGSEDECRAALKVVNERLHPWERLHSFSVVAAMPSVEDGCLTETGKPRRHKIEEIYGAGAQWLSVRG from the coding sequence ATGACCATGGCTGTCGGATCCTGTTCGCTCACCGAGATCGTCGCCGCCATGCCGAGCATGACGTCGAGTTCTCTGCTGTGTCGGCGCGGTGGGGTCCGGACGTCCGTGTCCTATCCGGAGTGCCACCGTGACGCCCTGCTGCTCGCCGCTGCCCTGCGGCGGCGGGGCGTCACCCCCGGCTCCCGGGTCGCGATACACGGCGCGACGTCATACGAATGGGTCCTGGCCGATCTCGCGGTCCTGCTGACCGGGGCCGTCTCGGTGGCGCTGTACCCGAGCGCCCCGCAGGACCGGGCCGTGGCCACCGCCCGCGAAGCCGGCTGCCGTACGGTCCTCACCGACCAGGCGGGCTGCGCGGCCGCCTTCCGCGCCGCGGGAATGGACGTGGTGGTCCTGGGCAGCGCCGACGCGGCGCCGTCGGTGGTCGGCCTGATCGGCGAAGCCGAGGCCGCCGAGGACACCTTCGAGCCGGTGGACCGGGGAAACGGCCCGTTCACCATCGTTTCGACCAGCGGCACCCTCTCCGAACCGAAACTCTTCGCGGTCCACTCCGCCCCGCTGCTGTACACCATGGACCGGTTCGCCGAACTGTACGGATTCGGTGGCCAGGACCGGTTGCTGCTCTACCTGCCGCTGTCCCACCTGCCGCAGCGCATGATGCTGTACTGGGGTCTCGGCCAGGGGATGGACTTCGTCCTCAGCGACCCGGCCCGCATCACGACGGACAGCGCCGACCTGTCCCCCACCCTTCACGTGGCCGTACCGCGCTCGCTGCAGCACCTGCACAAGCGAGCACAGGACATCGCGCGGCGACAGGGGCTGGAGGGCACCGACGGCGGCATGGCGAAGGCCTACGCGTCGGTGTTCGGGACGGCCCTGAAGGCGGTCTTCGTGGGCAGCGCGCCCACCGATCCGGCGCTGCTCGCCGAGCTGCACGCCGGCGGGCTGCCGGTCTACGAGGTCTACGGCACCACCGAACTCGGAATGATCGGCCTCAACGTCCCCGGGGCCACCCGCCCGGGCACCGTCGGCCGTCCCATCCCCTGGGGGGACGTGAGGACGGACCCGGCCACCGGCGAGATCCTGGTCCGTACCCCCACCCCCTTCCTCTACGGCGAGGTGCTGGGGCCCCGCATCGTCCCCGTGGTACGGGACCCGGACGTCTGGTGGCCGACGGGCGACGTCGGCGCTGTCGACGAGGACGGCTACGTGACCGTCTACGGACGCATGCGGGACTTCGTGGCTCTGCCCAACGGCGAGAAGGTCTTCCTGCGCTCCGTGGAGGAATCCGCCGCGGCCGCCACCGGCGCCGGGCTGTGCGCCGTGATGAAGACCGACGGATCTCGCCTGGGCGCCGTGCTGTTCTTCGATCCGGCCTCCCCGGAGGGAGCCGGGAGCGAGGACGAATGCCGGGCCGCGCTCAAGGTGGTGAACGAGCGACTGCACCCCTGGGAGCGCCTCCACAGCTTCTCGGTCGTCGCTGCCATGCCCTCCGTCGAGGACGGCTGTCTGACCGAAACCGGCAAGCCCCGTCGGCACAAGATCGAGGAGATCTACGGCGCCGGGGCACAGTGGCTCAGCGTGAGGGGATGA
- a CDS encoding alpha/beta fold hydrolase, whose translation MTRQTLELGNGAISYRTQGEGPPLVLVSTLAGTWIRQIPELSQHFSVITYDMRGFGDSPSSQGFPSNAEHADDLDRLLEELGIPRASVLGLSHGGLVAQHFALRHPHRVHRLALVATFGRPGSSTGIFLNMLNGFLDRDDLPNFWEVLKSFLFSAAGWERMTRMETHLRRAMFDQYTVAALRSIYGQAREHDLLAALGAIHSPTLVIGGAEDMLFPPSVTEALAAAIPGASLELLPAAHVPPVEAPLPFNKIVTEFFGAER comes from the coding sequence ATGACGCGACAGACCCTGGAACTCGGCAACGGCGCGATCAGCTACCGCACACAGGGGGAGGGCCCGCCGCTCGTCCTGGTGTCGACACTGGCCGGCACCTGGATACGGCAGATTCCCGAACTCTCCCAGCACTTCTCCGTCATCACCTACGACATGCGCGGCTTCGGCGACTCTCCGTCCTCACAGGGTTTCCCCTCCAACGCGGAGCACGCCGACGATCTGGACCGGCTCCTTGAGGAACTGGGCATCCCCCGGGCATCCGTACTCGGGCTTTCCCACGGCGGTCTCGTCGCCCAGCACTTCGCCCTGCGCCATCCCCACCGGGTTCACCGACTCGCGCTGGTCGCGACCTTCGGCCGGCCGGGCAGTTCCACGGGCATCTTCCTGAACATGCTCAACGGCTTCCTCGACCGCGACGACCTGCCGAACTTCTGGGAGGTACTGAAGAGCTTCCTGTTCTCGGCCGCCGGCTGGGAACGCATGACCCGGATGGAGACGCACCTTCGGCGGGCGATGTTCGACCAGTACACCGTCGCGGCGCTGCGCAGCATCTACGGCCAGGCGCGCGAGCACGATCTCCTGGCCGCGCTCGGCGCGATACACAGCCCCACCCTGGTGATCGGAGGAGCGGAGGACATGCTCTTCCCGCCGTCCGTCACCGAGGCGCTCGCCGCGGCGATCCCGGGCGCGTCGCTCGAACTGCTGCCCGCCGCACATGTGCCCCCGGTCGAGGCTCCGCTGCCGTTCAACAAGATCGTCACCGAGTTCTTCGGGGCGGAGCGGTGA
- a CDS encoding DUF4236 domain-containing protein, with the protein MPLTFRKSFRILPGVRLNINRHSWSITTGGGSHGPKHTHSSTGRRTTSVDLPGPFGWRRTRTAKRH; encoded by the coding sequence ATGCCGCTCACGTTCCGCAAGAGTTTCCGGATCCTTCCCGGGGTGCGGCTGAACATCAACCGGCACTCCTGGTCCATCACGACCGGTGGCGGAAGCCACGGACCGAAGCACACCCACAGCAGCACGGGACGTCGTACGACATCAGTCGATCTGCCCGGGCCTTTCGGGTGGCGTCGGACCCGCACCGCCAAGCGCCACTGA
- the acnA gene encoding aconitate hydratase AcnA gives MSANSFDARATLSVGDESYEIFRLDKVEGSARLPYSLKVLLENLLRTEDGANITADHIRALGGWDSQAQPSQEIQFTPARVIMQDFTGVPCVVDLATMREAVKELGGDPAKVNPLSPAELVIDHSVIADKFGTHEAFAQNVELEYGRNRERYQFLRWGQTAFDDFKVVPPGTGIVHQVNIEHLARTVMVRNGQAYPDTLVGTDSHTTMVNGLGVLGWGVGGIEAEAAMLGQPVSMLIPRVVGFKLTGELPAGTTATDLVLTITEMLRKHGVVGKFVEFYGEGVAATSLANRATIGNMSPEFGSTAAIFPIDDETLKYLRLTGRDEQQVALVEAYAKEQGLWLDPKAEPDFSEKLELDLSTVVPSIAGPKRPQDRIVLANAAEQFKQDVRNYVDDVDESGKESFPASDAPAVAPNGAPSNPVTVTAPDGSTYEIDHGAVTVAAITSCTNTSNPYVMVAAALVAKKAVEKGLTRKPWVKTTLAPGSKVVTDYFDKAGLTPYLDKVGFNLVGYGCTTCIGNSGPLPEEVSKAVNDHDLAVTSVLSGNRNFEGRINPDVKMNYLASPPLVVAYALAGSMKVDITKDALGVDQDGNAVYLKDIWPSEAEVNDVVANAIGEDMFNKSYADVFAGDAQWQALPIPTGNTFEWDAESTYVRKPPYFEGMTMETTPVSDIAGARVLAKLGDSVTTDHISPAGAIKADTPAGKYLTEHGVERRDFNSYGSRRGNHEVMIRGTFANIRLRNQIAPGTEGGYTRDFTQDGGPVSFIYDASRNYIEQGIPLAILAGKEYGSGSSRDWAAKGTALLGVKAVIAESYERIHRSNLIGMGVLPLQFPEGQSAATLGLTGEETFSFTGVEELNNGTTPRTVKVTTDTGVEFDAVVRIDTPGEADYYRNGGIMQYVLRSLIRK, from the coding sequence GTGTCGGCGAACAGCTTCGACGCCCGCGCCACGCTGAGCGTGGGCGACGAGTCGTACGAGATCTTCCGGCTGGACAAGGTGGAGGGCTCGGCCCGCCTGCCGTACAGCCTCAAGGTTCTCCTGGAGAACCTGCTCCGTACCGAGGACGGCGCGAACATCACCGCCGACCACATCCGCGCCCTCGGGGGCTGGGACTCCCAGGCCCAGCCGTCGCAGGAGATCCAGTTCACGCCGGCCCGCGTGATCATGCAGGACTTCACCGGCGTGCCCTGTGTCGTCGACCTCGCCACCATGCGTGAGGCCGTGAAGGAGCTCGGCGGCGACCCCGCGAAGGTCAACCCGCTCTCCCCGGCCGAGCTGGTCATCGACCACTCCGTCATCGCCGACAAGTTCGGCACCCACGAGGCGTTCGCGCAGAACGTCGAGCTGGAGTACGGCCGCAACCGCGAGCGCTACCAGTTCCTGCGCTGGGGCCAGACCGCCTTCGACGACTTCAAGGTCGTCCCGCCGGGCACCGGCATCGTCCACCAGGTGAACATCGAGCACCTGGCCCGCACGGTCATGGTCCGCAACGGACAGGCGTACCCCGACACCCTCGTCGGCACCGACTCCCACACCACCATGGTCAACGGCCTCGGTGTGCTGGGCTGGGGCGTCGGCGGCATCGAGGCCGAGGCCGCGATGCTCGGCCAGCCGGTCTCCATGCTCATCCCGCGCGTCGTCGGCTTCAAGCTCACCGGTGAGCTGCCCGCCGGCACCACCGCCACGGACCTCGTGCTCACGATCACCGAGATGCTCCGCAAGCACGGCGTCGTCGGCAAGTTCGTCGAGTTCTACGGTGAGGGCGTCGCCGCCACCTCCCTCGCGAACCGCGCCACCATCGGCAACATGTCGCCGGAGTTCGGCTCCACCGCCGCGATCTTCCCGATCGACGACGAGACCCTGAAGTACCTGCGCCTGACCGGCCGTGACGAGCAGCAGGTCGCGCTCGTCGAGGCATACGCCAAGGAGCAGGGCCTCTGGCTGGACCCGAAGGCCGAGCCGGACTTCTCCGAGAAGCTGGAGCTGGACCTGTCGACGGTCGTCCCGTCGATCGCCGGTCCCAAGCGCCCGCAGGACCGTATCGTCCTCGCGAACGCCGCCGAGCAGTTCAAGCAGGACGTCCGCAACTACGTCGACGACGTCGACGAGTCGGGCAAGGAGTCCTTCCCGGCCTCGGACGCCCCGGCCGTCGCCCCGAACGGCGCCCCGTCCAACCCGGTCACGGTGACCGCCCCCGACGGTTCGACGTACGAGATCGACCACGGCGCGGTGACGGTCGCGGCCATCACCTCCTGCACCAACACCTCCAACCCGTACGTCATGGTCGCCGCCGCGCTGGTCGCGAAGAAGGCCGTGGAGAAGGGCCTGACCCGCAAGCCGTGGGTCAAGACCACCCTCGCCCCGGGTTCGAAGGTCGTCACCGACTACTTCGACAAGGCGGGCCTGACCCCGTACCTCGACAAGGTCGGCTTCAACCTCGTCGGCTACGGCTGCACCACCTGCATCGGCAACTCCGGCCCGCTGCCGGAGGAGGTCTCCAAGGCCGTCAACGACCACGACCTCGCGGTCACCTCGGTCCTCTCCGGCAACCGGAACTTCGAGGGCCGTATCAACCCCGACGTCAAGATGAACTACCTGGCCTCTCCGCCGCTGGTCGTCGCGTACGCCCTCGCCGGCTCCATGAAGGTGGACATCACCAAGGACGCGCTCGGTGTCGACCAGGACGGCAACGCCGTCTACCTGAAGGACATCTGGCCCTCCGAGGCCGAGGTCAACGACGTCGTGGCCAACGCCATCGGCGAGGACATGTTCAACAAGTCCTACGCCGACGTCTTCGCCGGTGACGCCCAGTGGCAGGCGCTGCCGATCCCGACCGGCAACACCTTCGAGTGGGACGCCGAGTCGACGTACGTCCGCAAGCCCCCGTACTTCGAGGGCATGACGATGGAGACCACCCCGGTCTCCGACATCGCGGGCGCCCGGGTCCTGGCCAAGCTGGGCGACTCGGTGACGACGGACCACATCTCGCCCGCCGGCGCCATCAAGGCCGACACCCCGGCCGGCAAGTACCTCACCGAGCACGGTGTGGAGCGTCGTGACTTCAACTCCTACGGCTCGCGCCGTGGTAACCACGAGGTCATGATCCGCGGCACGTTCGCCAACATCCGCCTGCGCAACCAGATCGCGCCGGGCACCGAGGGCGGCTACACCCGCGACTTCACGCAGGACGGCGGTCCGGTGTCGTTCATCTACGACGCCTCCCGCAACTACATCGAGCAGGGCATCCCGCTGGCCATCCTGGCCGGCAAGGAGTACGGCTCCGGCTCGTCCCGCGACTGGGCCGCCAAGGGCACCGCGCTCCTCGGCGTCAAGGCCGTCATCGCCGAGTCGTACGAGCGCATCCACCGCTCGAACCTCATCGGCATGGGCGTCCTGCCGCTCCAGTTCCCCGAGGGCCAGTCCGCCGCGACCCTCGGCCTGACCGGCGAGGAGACCTTCTCCTTCACCGGTGTCGAGGAGCTGAACAACGGCACCACGCCGCGCACGGTCAAGGTCACCACCGACACGGGCGTCGAGTTCGACGCGGTCGTCCGCATCGACACCCCCGGTGAGGCCGACTACTACCGCAACGGCGGCATCATGCAGTACGTGCTGCGCAGCCTGATCCGCAAGTAG
- a CDS encoding M20 family metallopeptidase, translated as MRLRRALHRVPETGLHLPRTQELVLGALSGLGLRITTGRRLSSVTAVVEGTRPGPTVLLRADMDALPVAEPGTPPGSAVRAPMHACGHDLHTAMLVGAAHELLHRRDEVRGSVVLMFQPGEEEGAGARLMIEEGVLEAAGAPPVAAYALHVASAALPCGVVASRPGTLMASSDTIKVTVHGRGGHGSVPHSALDPVPVVCETVLALQSMVTRRFDVFDPVIVTVGSIHAGEVANVIPATAGYEATARSFTPKARGSLREEALRTIRGVAEAHGLTADVRWEEGYPPTVNDPAETDFAASVARGLLGADRFVDLSRPVSSSEDFSYVAERVPSAYLLLGACPSDRDPDTAPYNHSAQASFDDSVLADGAALLAELAVSRLAGTVPAVG; from the coding sequence GTGCGGCTGAGGCGCGCACTGCACCGGGTGCCCGAGACCGGACTGCACCTGCCACGCACACAGGAACTGGTCCTCGGGGCCCTGTCGGGCCTCGGACTGCGGATCACCACCGGGCGTCGGCTCAGCTCGGTGACCGCCGTCGTGGAAGGCACGCGCCCGGGACCCACGGTGCTGCTCCGCGCCGACATGGACGCCCTGCCCGTGGCGGAACCGGGAACGCCGCCCGGGTCGGCCGTCCGTGCGCCCATGCACGCCTGCGGGCATGACCTGCACACGGCGATGCTGGTGGGCGCCGCGCATGAACTGCTCCACAGGCGGGACGAGGTGCGGGGCTCGGTGGTGCTGATGTTCCAGCCTGGCGAGGAGGAGGGTGCCGGCGCACGGTTGATGATCGAAGAGGGGGTGCTCGAGGCCGCCGGCGCCCCGCCGGTGGCGGCCTACGCGCTGCACGTGGCTTCGGCCGCGCTGCCCTGCGGTGTGGTCGCCAGTCGTCCCGGGACCCTGATGGCGTCCTCCGACACGATCAAGGTGACGGTACACGGCCGGGGTGGGCACGGCTCCGTTCCGCACAGCGCCCTGGACCCCGTACCGGTGGTGTGTGAAACGGTCCTTGCCCTGCAGTCCATGGTCACCAGGCGGTTCGACGTCTTCGACCCGGTGATCGTGACGGTCGGCAGCATCCACGCGGGGGAGGTGGCCAACGTCATCCCGGCCACGGCCGGCTACGAGGCGACAGCCCGTTCCTTCACACCGAAGGCCCGCGGGAGCTTGCGCGAGGAGGCGCTCCGCACCATCAGAGGTGTGGCCGAGGCCCATGGGCTGACGGCTGATGTCCGGTGGGAGGAGGGCTATCCCCCCACGGTGAACGACCCGGCGGAGACCGACTTCGCGGCCTCGGTGGCCCGCGGGTTGCTGGGCGCAGACCGCTTCGTGGACCTGTCCCGCCCCGTCTCCAGCTCCGAGGACTTCTCCTACGTCGCCGAGCGGGTGCCGTCCGCCTACCTCCTGCTCGGTGCCTGTCCTTCGGACCGTGACCCCGACACCGCGCCGTACAACCATTCCGCACAGGCCTCCTTCGACGATTCCGTGCTCGCCGACGGGGCCGCACTGCTCGCGGAACTCGCCGTCAGCCGACTGGCGGGAACGGTCCCGGCAGTCGGCTGA
- a CDS encoding peroxidase-related enzyme (This protein belongs to a clade of uncharacterized proteins related to peroxidases such as the alkylhydroperoxidase AhpD.) yields MAFVDLQQDEDVAPEVRSTFAAVREEYGFVPNILRAMAHCPDLLQTFVPFWAQIYASPTIGPRLRALAALGTAKAQECTYCVAHMSASARKAGMDEHEIGAVGNSVVQAQVFDPREALILELADRLTHDPDGTTDELRKRLREVFSEAEIVNIVLAIGTYNLTSRFLKALSIDVEEIFSAASAHPE; encoded by the coding sequence ATGGCATTCGTCGACCTACAGCAGGACGAGGACGTCGCACCGGAGGTGCGATCCACCTTCGCCGCGGTCCGCGAGGAATACGGGTTCGTGCCGAACATCCTCCGGGCGATGGCACACTGCCCGGACCTGCTTCAGACGTTCGTCCCTTTCTGGGCGCAGATCTACGCCTCGCCCACCATCGGCCCACGGTTGCGTGCCCTGGCGGCACTCGGCACCGCGAAGGCCCAGGAGTGCACCTACTGCGTGGCTCACATGAGTGCCTCGGCGCGCAAGGCCGGCATGGACGAGCACGAGATCGGCGCCGTCGGCAACTCGGTGGTCCAGGCGCAGGTGTTCGACCCCAGGGAGGCGCTGATCCTCGAACTCGCCGACCGGCTGACGCACGATCCGGACGGCACCACCGACGAACTGCGCAAGCGGCTGCGTGAGGTGTTCAGCGAGGCGGAGATCGTCAACATCGTGCTCGCGATCGGCACGTACAACCTCACCAGCAGGTTCCTCAAAGCCCTGTCCATCGACGTCGAGGAGATCTTCTCCGCCGCGTCGGCACATCCGGAGTGA
- a CDS encoding iron-containing redox enzyme family protein: MTTTAYERAEAETAPVLAEYIEKHPFIECILKGTLTEEVYAAYLRETYHLVSQTPYFLAAAASHSDSEWLQDWFLDLARDERHHNRLCVRDLKKLGIDPDGYLGAVPGLGTWTMVGQNHYLARAAEPAGIIGFAAATEGLGATLAPKVAEAMRQYDFAKDALSFLRVHSTEDQEHIETVRKGFERCAESEEAYTVMVAAWKYTLRAYAQLFTDALERGGSDLATAAPRIG; the protein is encoded by the coding sequence ATGACCACGACCGCGTACGAGCGGGCGGAGGCCGAGACCGCGCCCGTGCTGGCGGAGTACATCGAGAAGCACCCCTTCATCGAGTGCATCCTGAAGGGGACGCTCACCGAGGAGGTCTACGCGGCCTATCTGCGCGAGACCTACCACCTGGTGAGCCAGACCCCCTACTTTCTGGCGGCCGCCGCCTCGCACAGCGACAGCGAGTGGCTGCAGGACTGGTTCCTGGACCTGGCGCGCGACGAGCGGCACCACAACAGGCTCTGTGTGCGCGACCTGAAGAAGCTGGGCATCGACCCCGACGGGTACCTCGGTGCCGTCCCGGGCCTCGGCACCTGGACGATGGTGGGACAGAACCACTACCTGGCCCGCGCGGCCGAACCGGCGGGCATCATCGGCTTCGCCGCCGCCACCGAGGGGCTCGGGGCCACTCTCGCCCCCAAGGTGGCCGAGGCGATGCGGCAGTACGACTTCGCCAAGGACGCGTTGTCCTTCCTCCGAGTGCACTCGACCGAGGACCAGGAGCACATCGAGACCGTCCGCAAGGGATTCGAGCGCTGCGCGGAGTCCGAGGAGGCGTACACGGTGATGGTCGCCGCCTGGAAGTACACCCTCCGGGCCTACGCCCAGCTGTTCACCGACGCGTTGGAGCGAGGCGGCTCGGACCTGGCCACCGCGGCCCCGCGGATCGGATGA